TTTAATAAATTAGATAAAGATAGAGTCGAGTGTATTCCAATGCCAGAAATATATGCACCTGTGAAAAATTACTTCAATTTTGGGATTAGGCGGAAAATAAAGAGTATAATTGAGAATTCTATTAAGCAATGTGATTATGTCATTGTTAGGTCAGCATCAAATTATTATTGTATTCAAGCTATAAAGATAGCTAAGAAATATAATAAACCATATTTGGTAGAAGTAACTGGGATTGCCTTTCATGCCAATTGGTATCATAGCATAAAAGGAAAGCTTGTTGCTTTTTATTCTGAAATGTGTGTTAAGCATTATGTTGGTCAAGCTCCTTATGCAATTTATGTAACAAATGAAGTTCTTCAAAAGAGATATCCTTGTAAGGGAAGAACTCTTGGCTGCTCAGATGTTGAGTTAACTGATGTTAATGAACAAGTTTTAGAAGATAGGCTTAATAGAATTGAGAATGAGAAAACAAAAATTATAATTGGAACTGCTGCATTTTTAAATGTGAAGTGGAAGGGACAAGAATATGTTATCCGTGCTTTAGCAAAATTAAAAAAAATGGGTATTGATAATATAGAGTATCAATTAATTGGAGTAGGAGATAAAACATATCTTCA
The window above is part of the Clostridium saccharoperbutylacetonicum N1-4(HMT) genome. Proteins encoded here:
- a CDS encoding glycosyltransferase, coding for MKLMFIHGGTKLKEDASGNLYTDGNFNNKIWDRYRVFCDDLQVLLRKEAKIYDKDYAINKFNKLDKDRVECIPMPEIYAPVKNYFNFGIRRKIKSIIENSIKQCDYVIVRSASNYYCIQAIKIAKKYNKPYLVEVTGIAFHANWYHSIKGKLVAFYSEMCVKHYVGQAPYAIYVTNEVLQKRYPCKGRTLGCSDVELTDVNEQVLEDRLNRIENEKTKIIIGTAAFLNVKWKGQEYVIRALAKLKKMGIDNIEYQLIGVGDKTYLQNIANKYKVLDCVKILGGKPHDEVFEWLDSIDIYIQPSFQEGLCRALVEAMSRACPIICSNVGGNKELANKELLFKKGNVNDIVKTINKIIDKNLQRQEVVRSFEKAKEYKKEILDKKRNDFYLEFIKRK